A window of Paenibacillus polygoni contains these coding sequences:
- a CDS encoding ABC transporter permease, translated as MSNFLMLVHNENMKIYRRMRTWVMLGILAFMSIIIPYLFSGNGGGETTSFWEGAMLSVTFVSFLNTIFAVVIAADSVAGEFSWGTIKLLLIRPWTRSKILFSKYLSVLLFSILSTLTMILLALGTSYLLLSSTADVGMIPENMTPASYAVISWVFEYVDLFITIAIAFMVSTVFRSGALAIGLSLFILFTQGIFGMIFNPERYVWAKYILFTNMDLSQYMYGDGLGGMTLGFSMLILAVYYALFMGISWYVFNKRDVAA; from the coding sequence TTGAGTAATTTTTTGATGCTTGTCCATAATGAGAATATGAAGATATACCGGCGTATGCGGACATGGGTCATGCTGGGCATTTTGGCCTTTATGTCGATCATCATTCCCTATCTCTTTTCCGGCAACGGGGGAGGAGAGACGACTTCTTTCTGGGAGGGAGCGATGCTCTCCGTTACGTTTGTCAGCTTCCTGAATACGATCTTTGCCGTCGTGATTGCAGCAGATTCCGTAGCAGGGGAGTTCTCTTGGGGAACAATTAAGCTCTTGCTGATCCGTCCTTGGACGCGAAGTAAGATTCTTTTCTCCAAGTATCTTTCTGTTCTGCTATTCAGCATACTCAGTACACTTACGATGATTCTGCTGGCTCTTGGTACATCGTATCTGCTTCTATCTTCTACAGCTGATGTGGGGATGATACCTGAAAATATGACTCCCGCGAGTTATGCAGTGATTAGTTGGGTATTTGAATATGTAGATCTATTTATTACGATTGCGATTGCTTTTATGGTATCAACCGTATTTCGTTCGGGTGCGCTTGCGATTGGCTTGTCTCTATTTATCCTATTTACTCAGGGAATCTTCGGAATGATCTTTAATCCTGAACGTTATGTATGGGCGAAGTACATACTTTTTACGAATATGGATCTTAGTCAGTATATGTATGGGGATGGTCTTGGAGGCATGACCCTTGGTTTTTCCATGCTGATTCTCGCCGTGTATTATGCGCTCTTTATGGGAATCTCCTGGTACGTATTTAATAAAAGAGATGTGGCTGCATAA
- the cls gene encoding cardiolipin synthase yields MIGTVILFLILLYLFQTMLLLLLEYKRPEKAAVWIFISFCLPLIGIWLYRIAGRPYGKSVSMTSEERMVWNEMHSQISGKVSRVTSIEGMKNEDFAHNLRLYNLLSEIPNSTITSCNHTDYYAEGDPLFTALYQDLKEAKEHIHLEFYIIRHDIMGTIFQDLLIKKSLEGVQVRIICDGFGSKSLSKPFIQRMKDAGVEVHFFLPPLHALKLRKINYRNHRKIVVIDGKIGYTGGMNIGDEYKGESLKLGFWRDTHMRMHGDAVYYLQMAFIKDWRLVSGQTLRSSLVPVLFPEHHCKGTEQIQVIASGPDETRHPIQEMCFNAIATAHSKVYITTPYFIPDVALMTAIKTAARSGVDVRVLIPGRADYKIVLLASLSHLEELMEAGVTFYRYQKGFVHAKVVIVDQLLAAVGSANLDMRSFYSNFELTAVMYSRRALDQLTADFEHDLQNSKQIELSEFKQRSRASKCAEVVCRLLSPLL; encoded by the coding sequence ATGATAGGGACGGTTATCCTTTTTCTTATCCTGCTGTACTTGTTTCAGACGATGCTGCTGTTATTGCTGGAGTATAAACGGCCAGAGAAAGCTGCTGTGTGGATCTTTATATCGTTCTGTCTGCCTCTGATTGGTATATGGTTGTATCGGATTGCAGGAAGGCCTTATGGCAAGAGTGTGTCTATGACAAGCGAAGAGCGAATGGTATGGAATGAGATGCACTCACAGATTTCTGGAAAAGTAAGCAGAGTTACTTCCATAGAAGGCATGAAGAACGAAGATTTTGCACATAATCTGCGGCTGTACAATCTATTATCGGAAATTCCTAATAGTACAATCACAAGTTGCAATCATACGGATTATTATGCGGAAGGAGATCCCTTGTTTACTGCTTTATATCAAGATCTCAAAGAGGCTAAGGAACATATCCATCTCGAGTTCTATATTATTCGGCATGATATTATGGGCACGATATTTCAAGACTTGCTGATCAAGAAATCGCTGGAAGGGGTCCAGGTGAGAATCATATGTGACGGGTTCGGAAGCAAAAGTCTGTCGAAACCTTTCATCCAGCGGATGAAGGATGCAGGGGTAGAAGTTCATTTCTTCTTACCGCCGCTGCATGCCTTAAAACTTAGGAAAATAAATTATCGAAATCATCGAAAAATCGTAGTGATTGATGGCAAGATTGGTTATACGGGCGGGATGAATATCGGTGATGAGTACAAAGGCGAATCGCTCAAATTGGGATTCTGGCGTGACACTCATATGCGTATGCACGGTGATGCCGTGTACTATTTGCAGATGGCTTTTATTAAAGATTGGAGGCTCGTGAGCGGACAGACTTTACGTTCTTCTCTAGTTCCCGTTTTATTTCCTGAGCATCATTGTAAGGGGACGGAGCAAATACAAGTGATCGCGAGCGGTCCTGATGAGACTAGGCATCCCATCCAGGAGATGTGTTTTAATGCCATTGCAACAGCGCACTCAAAAGTGTATATTACTACCCCTTATTTTATTCCCGATGTAGCGCTGATGACGGCGATTAAAACAGCAGCCCGAAGCGGGGTCGATGTAAGAGTGCTTATCCCGGGGAGAGCGGACTACAAGATTGTGCTGCTTGCCTCCCTGTCTCATCTAGAAGAGTTAATGGAAGCAGGGGTTACGTTTTACCGTTATCAGAAAGGGTTTGTTCATGCCAAAGTGGTGATTGTGGATCAATTACTCGCAGCGGTAGGGTCAGCGAACCTTGATATGCGCAGTTTCTACAGCAACTTTGAACTGACAGCTGTGATGTATTCTCGCAGGGCGTTAGATCAGCTGACAGCCGATTTTGAACATGATTTACAGAATAGTAAACAAATTGAATTGAGTGAATTCAAGCAGCGTTCTCGGGCCTCCAAGTGCGCTGAAGTCGTATGTAGGTTACTATCTCCGCTGCTTTGA
- a CDS encoding ABC transporter ATP-binding protein produces the protein MQGVSKVISSRYLVRDLTLDIHPGQVFGFLGPNGAGKTTTIRMMVGLISISEGDIHIAGHSIKHDFEEAIREVGAIVENPEMYKFMTGYQNLLHFARMSPGVTKERIQEAIELVGLTQRIHDKVKNYSLGMRQRLGVAQAILHRPKLLILDEPTNGLDPQGIRELRDYLRRLCDEEGTTVFVSSHLLSEMELMCDTVAVIQNGNLIDVRSVREEGVVTATEYVFEVSNVDMAYKLLKGEGRVEQGMLYLSGTRDEAAALNALLVQNGIQVYGIRAKRNSLEDRFLALTGGESIE, from the coding sequence ATGCAAGGGGTCAGCAAAGTCATTTCTTCCCGCTATCTAGTACGAGACCTGACTCTGGATATCCATCCAGGCCAGGTCTTTGGTTTTTTAGGACCCAATGGTGCGGGAAAAACGACGACGATCCGTATGATGGTTGGACTGATTTCGATCAGTGAAGGCGATATACATATTGCGGGGCACAGTATTAAACATGATTTTGAAGAGGCAATTCGCGAGGTAGGGGCGATCGTGGAGAACCCGGAAATGTATAAATTTATGACCGGGTACCAGAACCTGTTACATTTTGCCCGGATGTCACCAGGTGTAACCAAAGAACGAATTCAGGAAGCGATTGAACTCGTCGGACTTACACAGCGCATCCATGATAAGGTGAAGAATTACTCGCTAGGCATGCGGCAGCGACTTGGCGTGGCACAGGCTATACTCCATCGTCCGAAACTGCTTATTCTAGATGAGCCGACGAATGGACTTGATCCTCAGGGAATCCGTGAACTGCGGGATTACCTCCGCAGACTATGTGATGAAGAAGGGACGACCGTCTTCGTATCCAGTCACCTGTTATCGGAGATGGAGCTGATGTGTGATACGGTGGCTGTCATACAAAATGGAAACCTCATCGATGTGAGAAGCGTAAGAGAAGAGGGAGTAGTAACAGCTACGGAATATGTCTTTGAGGTAAGTAACGTGGATATGGCGTACAAGCTGCTAAAAGGTGAAGGAAGAGTCGAACAAGGGATGTTATATCTATCTGGAACGAGAGATGAGGCTGCAGCGCTGAATGCTCTTCTAGTGCAAAATGGTATACAGGTATATGGAATTCGTGCGAAAAGGAATTCTCTAGAAGATCGGTTCCTAGCCCTTACAGGAGGTGAATCGATTGAGTAA
- a CDS encoding hemolysin family protein yields the protein MDEGSRYALNLVMVAVLIGFSAFFVAIEFAIVRVRTSRLDQLIAEGNKKAAAVRQVVANLDGYLSACQLGITITSLGLGWLGEPTIEKILHPLLVESWGIPESVGSVISFVLAFMLITYLHVVVGELAPKTVSIRKAETVAMWTAGPIIWFNKVMYPFIFILNSSANQLVKLFGVKPASEQEEAHSEEELQIIINESFESGMINQSEFGYVSRIFAFDEMLAKEIMVPRTDMVCLYASKSVEENLAIIKEEQYTRFPVVNENKDDIIGIIHTKQFFLDYYGNDSNTIDIQSLIHPIPAVHETTPVKDLLKKMQQEGNHIVILVDEYGGTSGMVTIEDVLEQIVGEIRDEFDSDEVEEIQIMDDNHILFDGKVALSKVNDLFSAALDTDEWDTIGGWLYSHQPEMEVQEEFEFDGLTFTLIEKEKNRFLKVAITTKVPIASTLNEETVMAE from the coding sequence ATGGACGAAGGTAGTAGGTACGCGTTAAATTTAGTAATGGTGGCAGTGCTCATAGGATTCTCTGCTTTTTTTGTAGCCATTGAGTTTGCCATAGTACGTGTAAGAACAAGTCGGCTCGATCAATTAATTGCGGAGGGCAATAAGAAAGCAGCCGCAGTAAGGCAAGTGGTTGCCAATCTGGATGGTTATCTGTCTGCTTGTCAGCTGGGGATTACCATCACTTCACTGGGACTCGGATGGCTCGGTGAACCAACGATTGAGAAAATTCTGCATCCGCTGCTTGTAGAAAGCTGGGGAATCCCCGAATCCGTAGGATCGGTGATATCTTTCGTACTTGCTTTCATGCTGATTACTTACTTACATGTTGTTGTAGGGGAACTGGCCCCTAAGACCGTCTCGATTCGTAAAGCCGAAACCGTGGCGATGTGGACTGCGGGACCCATTATCTGGTTTAACAAAGTGATGTACCCATTTATTTTCATCTTAAATAGCTCTGCTAACCAGCTAGTTAAATTGTTTGGTGTAAAACCGGCTTCGGAACAAGAAGAAGCTCACTCAGAAGAGGAACTGCAAATCATCATTAATGAGAGTTTCGAAAGCGGCATGATCAACCAAAGTGAATTTGGATATGTAAGCCGAATCTTTGCTTTTGATGAGATGTTGGCCAAAGAAATTATGGTTCCACGTACAGATATGGTATGTCTCTATGCCAGTAAATCGGTCGAAGAGAACCTCGCTATTATTAAAGAAGAACAGTATACTCGTTTCCCTGTCGTGAATGAGAACAAAGATGATATTATCGGAATTATTCATACCAAACAGTTCTTCTTGGACTACTACGGCAACGATTCAAATACGATTGATATCCAAAGTTTGATTCACCCAATTCCGGCAGTACATGAGACTACACCGGTCAAAGACCTGCTGAAAAAAATGCAGCAAGAAGGCAATCATATTGTCATCTTGGTCGATGAATACGGCGGTACATCAGGCATGGTTACGATTGAAGACGTCCTGGAACAAATTGTCGGTGAAATAAGGGATGAATTTGACTCCGATGAGGTAGAAGAAATTCAAATCATGGATGATAACCATATCCTTTTTGACGGAAAAGTCGCTCTCTCAAAAGTAAACGATCTTTTCTCTGCTGCTCTGGATACCGATGAATGGGATACAATCGGTGGATGGCTGTACAGTCATCAGCCCGAAATGGAAGTACAAGAAGAATTTGAATTTGACGGCCTTACATTTACTCTGATTGAAAAAGAGAAGAATCGCTTCCTCAAAGTAGCGATTACAACGAAGGTTCCTATCGCAAGTACTCTGAATGAAGAAACTGTTATGGCTGAGTAA
- a CDS encoding AI-2E family transporter produces the protein MTQTNRFFRFLIGIILVFLVIYLGSKVNFIFDPIISFVSIILVPLMLAAFFYYLLRPLVEIMTKRKLNRTVAVLLIYLAITLILVGFILGVWPSLRAQFLAFIESAPDLLNMLGKQVKELEQSGVLAQFLPEGTSVLSKVTDFIDQGFTVVTNYLSGLVSFFSSFVVVLFVSPIILFFMLKEGGKFGENIVSFLPRRFRDEGTDLLNDIDNSLSGFIVGRVIANVALGVLMYIGFLIIGLPYALLLTVVSVIMNFIPFIGAIVSSIPIVIIAFTEEPMMAIWSLVIILVAQQIQDNLLAPYIMNKTLDIHPITTIVVVLVGGDIGGLMGMLLAIPVYMTAKIIVGRVYNVFFKDRWEKV, from the coding sequence TTGACTCAAACTAACCGATTTTTCCGATTTTTGATCGGAATTATTCTGGTCTTTCTTGTGATTTACCTGGGTTCAAAAGTAAACTTTATTTTTGACCCGATCATCTCCTTTGTCAGTATTATTCTTGTTCCGCTGATGCTGGCGGCATTTTTCTATTATCTGCTCCGGCCTTTAGTAGAAATTATGACAAAAAGAAAACTCAATCGTACGGTGGCCGTTCTCCTGATTTATCTGGCGATTACTCTCATTCTGGTTGGATTTATTCTAGGGGTATGGCCGTCTCTTCGGGCGCAGTTCCTTGCCTTCATCGAGAGTGCACCTGATCTGCTTAATATGCTAGGAAAGCAAGTGAAGGAATTAGAGCAGAGCGGTGTTCTGGCCCAGTTTTTACCGGAGGGTACAAGTGTATTATCCAAAGTGACGGACTTTATCGATCAGGGATTCACGGTAGTCACTAACTATCTGTCAGGGCTTGTGTCTTTCTTCTCGTCCTTTGTCGTTGTGCTCTTTGTATCTCCTATTATTCTATTCTTCATGCTCAAAGAGGGCGGTAAATTTGGAGAGAACATTGTCAGCTTCTTGCCAAGACGTTTTCGAGATGAAGGTACAGACTTACTGAATGATATTGATAACTCACTTAGTGGTTTTATTGTTGGCCGCGTCATTGCAAACGTTGCATTAGGTGTGCTGATGTACATTGGTTTTCTTATTATTGGTTTACCGTACGCGTTACTTCTTACCGTCGTCTCCGTAATTATGAATTTCATTCCGTTCATTGGAGCGATTGTATCTTCGATTCCGATTGTGATTATCGCCTTTACGGAGGAACCGATGATGGCAATCTGGTCGCTGGTTATTATCTTGGTTGCGCAGCAAATTCAGGATAACCTGCTGGCCCCATACATTATGAACAAGACACTGGATATCCATCCAATCACGACGATTGTTGTTGTCCTTGTGGGCGGAGATATCGGCGGTCTTATGGGTATGCTTCTTGCGATCCCTGTTTACATGACGGCAAAGATTATCGTTGGGCGTGTATATAACGTATTCTTTAAAGATCGCTGGGAGAAAGTATAG
- the gltB gene encoding glutamate synthase large subunit produces MRQTGLPPKQGLYDPQFEKDACGMGFVANIKGAPSHDIVSQALTMLSNMEHRGGQGSEPNSGDGAGILIQIPHQFFAEEAQRLGYELPEPDHYGVGMIFTSRNEEVREEHLDILRKIVEDEGQQYLGVREVPTYDGMLGRSALAAKPYVCQVFIGTNEEKLSGLELERKLYIIRRRAEQQIRYADQVRDAEAFYIPSMSCRKIVYKGMLTTEQVGQFYLELQDERVESAMALLHSRFSTNTFPSWERAHPYRYMIHNGEINTMRGNVNWMHARQSLFESELFGEDLSKVKPVINPDGSDTAMFDNTLEFLYLSGRSLPHVAMMMVPEPWNNDAGMDEDKKAFYEYHSTLMEPWDGPAAMAFTDGIQIGAILDRNGLRPARYYVTKDDRIVLSSEVGVLDIAPENILYKDRLRPGRMLLVDTKEGRIISDDEVKSQIASEQPYKEWLDEHLVDLHELPDAPEPPEPKHENINQLQLAFGYTFEELRKVLEPMASTGMEATGSMGYDAPLAILSDRPQRLYNYFKQMFAQVTNPPIDALREEIVTSTLTTIGPERNLLLPEPESARQIRVSSPILSNEEFAKLRHIRRPGFRSMTIPIFFPASEGAEGMKKAMDVLFEAADRVIEKGHNILILSDRGVDAENAAIPALLAVSGLHHHLIRQKTRTKVSILLESGEPRDVHHYAVLLGYGVSAVNPYLAFETMDVMIQQGMLRGITHEKAVKNYIKATTKGVVKILSKMGISTIQSYRGAQIFEAVGLKSNFVDEYFTWTPSRIGGIGLSEVAAETLVHHERAFSDKDGNDKVLDSGGDYQWRSDGEDHLFTPQTIHTLQHAVRTGDYSLYKKYAKLVQGENEKKLTIRSLLKFKPAGPRVPLEEVESAESIMRRFKTGAMSFGSISKEAHEDLAIAMNRVGGKSNTGEGGEDPARFVKDSNGDSRRSAIKQVASGRFGVTSNYLVNADEIQIKMAQGAKPGEGGQLPGRKVYPWVAEVRGSTPGVGLISPPPHHDIYSIEDLAELIYDLKNANPRADINVKLVSEAGVGTIAAGVAKGRADIILVSGYDGGTGASPQGSIRHAGMPWELGLAETHQTLMINNLRDRVVLETDGKMLSGRDLAVAALLGAEEYGFSTAPLVALGCIMMRVCQMDTCPVGVATQNPELRKNYMGDPAHVVNFMRFVAEDTREIMAELGFRTIEEMVGRTDCLDAEHADSHWKKSGIDLSLLLHVPEQADGTNRVRTQRQNHGLEETLDIQKLLPMAAPALESGQFVEGVLGITNVNRAVGTILGSEVTRKYGAAGLPEDTIKFTFIGSAGQSFGAFVPKGITLTVEGDCNDYVGKGLSGGKLIVKPSPQSTFPAEENIIIGNTALYGSTSGEAYIRGIAGERFAVRNSGARVVVEGVGDHGCEYMTGGRVVILGDTGRNFGAGMSGGIAYVYDSDGTFLNRCNLEMVLLERIEDTTEAAVLHGMISRHVEYTGSTVGQHILDYWKQEIGYFVRVIPKDFKRMLEQIDKVQANGLTGDDALLAAFEANMRELTRAGQ; encoded by the coding sequence ATGAGACAGACTGGATTACCTCCAAAACAGGGGCTTTATGACCCGCAGTTCGAGAAAGACGCTTGTGGTATGGGGTTTGTAGCTAATATTAAAGGGGCTCCCTCTCACGATATTGTGAGTCAAGCTTTGACGATGCTGAGTAACATGGAGCATCGCGGAGGACAAGGGAGTGAGCCAAATTCAGGTGACGGAGCCGGAATTTTAATTCAGATCCCTCATCAGTTTTTTGCAGAAGAAGCACAGCGGCTAGGATATGAGCTCCCAGAGCCAGATCATTATGGTGTAGGGATGATTTTCACCTCACGTAACGAAGAGGTTCGCGAGGAGCATTTGGATATTCTGCGCAAGATTGTAGAAGATGAGGGACAGCAGTATCTTGGTGTTCGTGAAGTCCCCACATACGATGGAATGCTCGGCAGATCAGCGCTTGCTGCGAAGCCTTATGTATGTCAGGTGTTCATTGGCACGAACGAGGAGAAGCTGAGCGGACTGGAACTCGAACGGAAGCTGTATATTATTCGCCGCCGCGCAGAGCAGCAGATTCGGTATGCTGACCAGGTAAGAGACGCAGAAGCATTTTATATTCCAAGTATGTCTTGTCGTAAGATTGTATATAAAGGCATGCTGACCACTGAGCAGGTAGGTCAGTTCTATCTTGAACTGCAAGATGAACGGGTAGAATCAGCAATGGCACTGCTGCACTCTCGTTTTAGTACCAATACCTTCCCAAGCTGGGAGCGAGCGCATCCGTATCGGTACATGATTCACAATGGTGAGATCAACACGATGCGAGGTAACGTTAACTGGATGCATGCACGTCAGTCCCTGTTTGAGAGCGAACTGTTCGGAGAAGACTTATCCAAAGTAAAACCTGTCATTAACCCAGATGGTTCAGATACAGCAATGTTTGATAACACGCTTGAATTTCTATATTTAAGCGGACGTTCCCTGCCGCATGTCGCCATGATGATGGTGCCTGAACCTTGGAATAACGATGCTGGTATGGATGAAGATAAGAAGGCTTTCTATGAATATCACAGTACTTTAATGGAACCATGGGATGGACCGGCTGCAATGGCCTTTACAGATGGAATCCAGATCGGAGCCATACTAGACCGTAATGGGCTGCGTCCTGCAAGGTATTATGTAACGAAAGATGACCGTATTGTGCTGTCTTCGGAAGTGGGAGTCCTTGATATTGCGCCAGAGAATATTCTGTACAAGGATAGATTACGCCCAGGGCGTATGCTTCTCGTGGATACTAAGGAAGGACGTATTATTTCGGACGATGAAGTGAAATCGCAGATTGCGTCCGAACAACCATATAAAGAATGGCTGGATGAGCATCTCGTCGATCTTCATGAGCTGCCTGATGCGCCGGAACCGCCAGAACCAAAACATGAGAATATCAATCAGCTTCAGCTGGCATTTGGATATACCTTTGAAGAGCTGCGTAAAGTTCTGGAGCCGATGGCTTCTACAGGAATGGAAGCAACCGGTTCCATGGGGTACGATGCACCCCTGGCCATATTATCAGATCGCCCTCAGCGGCTTTATAACTATTTTAAACAGATGTTTGCTCAGGTTACCAATCCGCCAATTGATGCTTTGCGCGAGGAGATTGTCACTTCGACACTAACTACGATTGGTCCTGAACGTAACTTACTGCTGCCGGAACCCGAAAGTGCAAGACAGATTCGTGTATCTTCACCTATTCTCTCTAATGAGGAGTTTGCCAAACTCCGCCATATACGCAGACCCGGTTTCCGTTCCATGACGATTCCGATCTTCTTCCCTGCCAGTGAAGGTGCAGAGGGAATGAAGAAGGCGATGGATGTACTTTTTGAAGCAGCAGATCGTGTTATTGAGAAGGGGCATAATATTCTGATTCTCTCAGATCGGGGTGTAGATGCAGAGAATGCGGCTATTCCTGCGTTACTCGCTGTCTCAGGTCTTCACCATCACCTGATTCGTCAAAAAACCCGTACGAAAGTCAGCATATTGCTGGAATCCGGTGAACCCCGTGATGTTCATCATTATGCAGTCTTGCTAGGTTATGGTGTGAGTGCTGTAAATCCATATCTAGCATTCGAAACCATGGATGTGATGATCCAGCAAGGTATGCTGCGCGGAATTACGCATGAGAAAGCAGTGAAAAACTACATTAAAGCAACGACAAAAGGGGTAGTAAAGATTTTATCCAAGATGGGAATCTCTACGATTCAATCCTACCGAGGTGCACAGATTTTTGAAGCAGTGGGACTGAAGAGTAATTTTGTCGATGAATACTTCACTTGGACACCTTCTCGCATCGGTGGTATTGGCCTCTCGGAGGTAGCAGCTGAGACACTAGTGCATCATGAGCGCGCATTTTCAGATAAAGATGGTAACGATAAAGTGCTGGATTCCGGAGGAGATTACCAGTGGCGCAGTGATGGAGAAGACCATTTATTTACGCCGCAGACGATTCATACGCTGCAGCACGCGGTTAGAACGGGAGATTATTCGCTGTATAAGAAATATGCAAAACTTGTCCAAGGTGAGAACGAGAAGAAACTTACCATTCGTTCGCTATTAAAATTTAAACCCGCAGGTCCAAGGGTTCCGCTTGAGGAAGTAGAGTCAGCTGAATCCATTATGAGACGATTTAAGACAGGAGCTATGTCTTTTGGTTCCATTAGTAAAGAAGCTCATGAGGATTTAGCGATCGCAATGAACCGGGTTGGCGGTAAGAGTAATACGGGAGAAGGGGGAGAAGATCCCGCTCGTTTTGTAAAAGACAGTAATGGAGACTCTCGACGCAGTGCGATTAAGCAGGTAGCTTCTGGACGTTTTGGAGTAACCTCGAATTATTTGGTAAATGCTGACGAGATTCAGATCAAAATGGCGCAAGGAGCGAAACCAGGAGAAGGCGGTCAGCTTCCAGGACGTAAAGTATATCCATGGGTAGCTGAAGTCCGCGGCTCAACGCCGGGTGTAGGTCTTATTTCGCCTCCGCCGCATCATGATATTTACTCGATTGAAGATTTAGCAGAACTGATCTATGACCTTAAGAATGCGAACCCTCGTGCAGATATTAATGTAAAGCTAGTATCCGAAGCCGGAGTAGGAACCATTGCAGCGGGCGTGGCTAAAGGACGTGCAGATATTATTCTAGTCAGCGGATATGATGGAGGAACTGGGGCTTCCCCGCAAGGTTCCATTCGTCATGCTGGTATGCCTTGGGAGCTGGGACTCGCAGAGACGCATCAGACCCTGATGATCAATAATCTGCGTGACCGTGTTGTTCTGGAGACAGATGGTAAGATGCTAAGCGGCCGAGACTTAGCTGTGGCAGCCTTACTTGGAGCAGAAGAGTATGGATTCTCAACGGCTCCACTAGTTGCACTGGGCTGCATTATGATGCGTGTCTGTCAGATGGATACCTGCCCTGTAGGGGTAGCGACTCAGAATCCGGAACTTCGTAAGAACTATATGGGTGATCCAGCACACGTCGTGAACTTTATGCGTTTTGTTGCGGAAGATACAAGAGAGATTATGGCGGAACTTGGTTTCCGTACGATCGAAGAGATGGTAGGCCGTACGGATTGTCTGGATGCGGAACATGCGGACAGCCACTGGAAGAAGAGCGGAATTGATCTTTCGCTGCTCCTCCATGTGCCAGAACAAGCTGATGGAACAAACCGTGTACGTACTCAAAGACAGAATCATGGTCTAGAAGAGACCCTGGATATACAGAAACTTCTACCGATGGCTGCTCCCGCACTGGAGTCTGGCCAATTCGTAGAAGGTGTGCTTGGTATTACGAATGTGAATCGTGCAGTCGGAACCATCCTTGGCAGTGAAGTGACACGTAAATATGGCGCTGCAGGTCTTCCGGAAGATACAATTAAGTTCACGTTTATTGGATCGGCAGGTCAAAGTTTCGGTGCCTTTGTACCGAAAGGAATAACGCTTACGGTCGAAGGTGATTGTAATGACTATGTAGGGAAAGGTCTGTCTGGCGGCAAGTTGATTGTAAAGCCGTCGCCTCAGTCAACTTTCCCTGCGGAAGAGAACATCATTATCGGGAATACTGCACTTTACGGTTCGACAAGTGGAGAAGCCTATATCCGCGGCATTGCAGGAGAACGGTTTGCGGTTCGTAACTCAGGAGCTCGTGTAGTAGTTGAAGGAGTAGGAGATCACGGCTGTGAGTATATGACCGGGGGGCGTGTCGTTATCCTTGGGGATACAGGTCGTAACTTCGGAGCAGGGATGTCAGGCGGGATTGCTTACGTCTACGACTCAGACGGTACGTTCCTAAACCGTTGTAACCTCGAGATGGTTCTTCTGGAGCGAATCGAAGACACGACTGAAGCTGCGGTTTTGCATGGTATGATAAGCCGTCACGTAGAATATACGGGAAGTACAGTAGGTCAGCATATCCTAGATTACTGGAAACAGGAGATTGGGTATTTTGTTCGGGTGATTCCAAAAGACTTCAAACGTATGCTGGAACAGATTGATAAAGTACAAGCGAATGGACTTACGGGAGACGATGCTCTGCTTGCTGCTTTTGAAGCAAACATGCGTGAATTAACGAGAGCGGGACAGTAG
- a CDS encoding helix-turn-helix domain-containing protein, translating into MDYGHRIAELREKRGLTQEELSNMLDITRASLSHYEKNRRKPDFETLTRFADTFHVSVDYLLGRTNNPDMVLDEDVRGFVDSLELSDREVLGKFELMIDGKPLSEEEAKRFIAFVRMERDMK; encoded by the coding sequence ATGGATTACGGACACCGAATTGCGGAACTTAGAGAAAAAAGAGGTCTTACTCAAGAGGAATTATCCAATATGCTTGATATTACAAGAGCCTCTCTCTCCCATTATGAAAAAAACCGCAGAAAACCGGATTTTGAAACACTCACCAGATTTGCTGATACGTTTCATGTGTCGGTAGATTACTTACTTGGAAGAACGAATAATCCAGACATGGTACTTGATGAAGATGTGCGAGGTTTTGTTGATTCCTTAGAATTGTCAGATCGTGAAGTACTCGGTAAGTTCGAACTCATGATTGATGGGAAACCCTTGTCAGAGGAAGAGGCAAAACGATTTATTGCGTTTGTACGAATGGAACGAGATATGAAATAA